The following proteins come from a genomic window of Anaerobutyricum hallii:
- a CDS encoding helix-turn-helix domain-containing protein, whose amino-acid sequence MSEKRCYTVQELQEILGVSRPTIYNLLKKKEFRWIQLDGGKYRISKKSFDDWLDNLEQ is encoded by the coding sequence ATGTCAGAAAAAAGATGTTATACAGTTCAAGAGTTACAGGAAATCTTAGGAGTCAGCAGACCTACTATTTATAACCTTTTAAAGAAAAAGGAATTCCGGTGGATCCAGTTGGATGGCGGAAAGTATCGCATCTCTAAGAAGAGTTTCGATGACTGGCTCGATAACTTGGAACAATAA
- a CDS encoding LPS biosynthesis protein: MKIEGNQKELDAMVEFHKGNRVEGLRLQEEFAAEFRKEYKDKDHCPCLKACRYHGNCKECVAIHRAHQEHVPNCMRSLINKKLKLMSELTEHTLANEIEAPHEILRK, from the coding sequence ATGAAGATTGAAGGGAACCAGAAAGAACTGGATGCAATGGTAGAATTTCATAAGGGAAACCGTGTCGAGGGGCTGAGATTGCAAGAAGAATTTGCAGCGGAATTTCGTAAGGAGTATAAAGACAAAGATCACTGTCCTTGCCTGAAAGCCTGTCGTTATCACGGAAACTGTAAGGAATGTGTAGCAATCCACAGAGCGCATCAGGAACATGTTCCTAATTGTATGCGATCATTGATTAATAAAAAATTGAAATTGATGTCAGAATTAACAGAGCATACCTTGGCAAATGAAATAGAAGCGCCACATGAGATTTTAAGAAAATAG
- a CDS encoding LPXTG cell wall anchor domain-containing protein yields MSNKLVEHKESKEILTGNQKKILFWICFIILSIAFITVWINILLTSKAFNTQMEEMVLGEDYYMEDIVITGKRAEDASVDTISQNYFFYYNNGKVNDYHKRMQVPGFVYSEYNVGDSIAAYTTDHVSYSYYKYGILPDTGYTNNELMKVAGVLLGIGIFLLALFGVLSKKMNYKK; encoded by the coding sequence ATGAGTAATAAATTGGTTGAGCACAAAGAATCAAAAGAAATATTAACTGGAAATCAAAAGAAAATTTTGTTTTGGATTTGTTTCATTATTTTAAGTATAGCTTTCATTACAGTCTGGATAAATATACTTTTGACATCTAAAGCATTTAATACACAAATGGAAGAGATGGTACTGGGAGAAGATTACTATATGGAGGATATTGTGATTACAGGTAAAAGGGCTGAAGATGCTTCGGTTGATACGATATCTCAGAATTATTTCTTCTACTACAACAATGGAAAAGTGAATGATTATCACAAGCGAATGCAAGTACCGGGATTTGTATATTCGGAATATAATGTAGGAGATTCCATAGCTGCATATACCACAGACCATGTTAGTTATTCTTATTACAAGTATGGGATTCTTCCGGATACAGGGTATACAAACAATGAATTAATGAAAGTGGCTGGCGTATTGCTTGGAATTGGAATATTTTTATTGGCTTTGTTTGGGGTGTTAAGTAAGAAAATGAATTACAAGAAGTAA